A single genomic interval of Alcaligenes sp. SDU_A2 harbors:
- a CDS encoding deoxynucleotide monophosphate kinase family protein, protein MIGLAARARSGKDTVAGMLLAQSPLLAAYALADPVKMACEVIFGLTQAQAWTDDTLKEKNIALWERSPRQCFQLLGTDWMRRRDPEHWLRRAQHLLQFGPGTPCSTANRSVWALALHPLYGMDPRSLDDGALAERIDPFWGLSPQQAQQHLRAQVLDSYPDYEQRRARLPIAAPSHTLPDMSQARCLLIKDIRYENEADFIRRHGGEIWHIERPGNPVISQHSSEWGVARQPEDRLILNNAGLHELAAQVARQWESFTERHTLY, encoded by the coding sequence ATGATAGGCCTGGCCGCCCGCGCCCGTTCGGGCAAAGACACCGTTGCCGGCATGCTGCTGGCCCAAAGCCCCTTGCTGGCGGCCTACGCCCTGGCCGATCCGGTCAAGATGGCCTGCGAAGTGATATTCGGGCTGACTCAGGCCCAGGCCTGGACAGACGATACGCTAAAAGAAAAAAACATTGCGCTGTGGGAACGCTCCCCACGGCAGTGCTTTCAATTGCTGGGCACAGACTGGATGCGCCGGCGCGACCCCGAGCATTGGCTGCGCCGCGCCCAACATCTGTTGCAATTTGGCCCGGGCACGCCCTGCAGCACCGCTAATCGCAGTGTGTGGGCACTGGCTCTGCACCCGCTCTACGGCATGGACCCACGCAGCCTGGACGACGGCGCATTGGCTGAACGGATCGACCCATTCTGGGGCCTCAGCCCGCAACAGGCGCAGCAGCATCTGCGTGCCCAGGTCCTGGACAGCTACCCGGATTACGAACAGCGCCGCGCTCGCCTGCCGATCGCCGCACCGTCACACACCCTTCCCGACATGAGTCAGGCCCGCTGTCTGCTGATCAAAGACATACGCTACGAAAACGAAGCCGATTTCATTCGCCGCCATGGAGGAGAGATTTGGCACATCGAGCGGCCCGGCAATCCGGTCATCAGCCAGCACTCGTCAGAATGGGGCGTGGCCCGACAGCCAGAAGACCGCTTGATTTTGAACAATGCCGGACTGCACGAGCTGGCCGCACAGGTGGCCCGTCAATGGGAATCGTTTACTGAACGCCACACGCTCTATTGA
- the mltG gene encoding endolytic transglycosylase MltG: protein MNKTLKIFSALLVLVIVGAGAAGGGAWYWAKKQAVPMKAERVDYVVPAGAGPRAIALGMQQAGIDIHADAFVWMARLSKLDTTLQAGAYEAVRGDTPWMLMERMSSGNMLQTRLTIPEGWTYKRIREALAANEKVAQTLAQTTDQELMERLGAQQTHPEGLFYPDTYVFVPGTADLDILRRGFQTQQELLEQLWADRDPDLPLKTPYEALILASIVERETGHSQDRARVAGVFINRLRVGMPLQTDPTVIYGMGDAYDGRIRKRDLTTDTPWNTYTRNGLPPTPIASPGKASLLATLHPEKHDFYYFVSRGDGTSEFSANLAAHNRAVAKYILNR, encoded by the coding sequence ATGAATAAGACCCTTAAAATTTTCTCTGCCCTGCTTGTGCTGGTCATTGTCGGTGCCGGGGCGGCTGGCGGCGGTGCCTGGTATTGGGCCAAGAAGCAAGCTGTGCCCATGAAGGCCGAGCGTGTTGACTATGTGGTGCCGGCCGGTGCCGGCCCGCGCGCCATTGCGCTTGGCATGCAGCAGGCCGGCATCGACATCCACGCAGACGCGTTTGTCTGGATGGCGCGTTTGTCCAAGCTGGACACCACGCTGCAGGCAGGGGCCTACGAGGCGGTGCGTGGTGATACTCCCTGGATGCTGATGGAACGCATGTCCAGCGGCAATATGCTGCAGACGCGTCTGACCATTCCTGAGGGCTGGACGTACAAGCGCATACGCGAGGCACTGGCGGCGAACGAAAAGGTGGCCCAGACCTTGGCGCAAACCACCGATCAGGAGTTGATGGAGCGTTTGGGCGCGCAGCAGACCCATCCCGAAGGCCTGTTTTATCCTGATACGTACGTGTTCGTGCCGGGTACGGCAGATCTGGATATTTTGCGACGTGGCTTTCAGACCCAGCAGGAACTGCTGGAGCAGCTTTGGGCCGATCGCGATCCTGACCTGCCCCTGAAAACCCCTTACGAGGCCTTGATCCTGGCCTCTATCGTAGAACGCGAGACCGGCCACAGCCAGGACAGGGCGCGGGTGGCCGGGGTCTTTATCAATCGCCTGCGCGTGGGTATGCCCCTGCAAACCGATCCTACCGTGATCTATGGCATGGGCGATGCCTACGATGGCCGCATCCGCAAGCGCGATCTGACGACCGACACGCCCTGGAACACCTATACGCGCAATGGCCTGCCGCCTACCCCGATTGCCAGTCCGGGCAAGGCATCGTTGTTGGCCACCTTGCATCCTGAAAAGCACGATTTTTATTATTTCGTGTCACGCGGAGACGGCACCAGCGAGTTTTCCGCCAATTTGGCCGCGCATAATCGCGCGGTTGCCAAATACATACTGAATCGCTAG
- the ygfZ gene encoding CAF17-like 4Fe-4S cluster assembly/insertion protein YgfZ: MTETTVSLCYALPELAIIQFQGADAVAFVHAQVTNDLEHLPPERACPAAYCSAKGRTLATMVLWRAQTDTVLALVRRDLAEALVKRLRMFVLRSKVQISLPDLQVQGMTAPDSASTCWDVSQHPDATLIQAPGLLGGAARHWRIGTTALPAQTNASIWAAADIQAGLPWIGAPVQDMFIPQTLNLDLIGAINFRKGCYPGQEVVARSHYRGTLKRRMARVCSDVLDAPPVVTEGTDIWLAGDDADAPAARVINAVWDPTGRELHALLEVQLSDLTLDAYCLQDGTALHLQALPYALPELNPAPGTV; this comes from the coding sequence ATGACCGAAACAACTGTTTCCCTTTGCTATGCCCTGCCTGAATTGGCGATTATCCAATTCCAGGGCGCGGATGCCGTCGCCTTTGTGCACGCCCAGGTCACCAACGATCTGGAACATTTACCGCCAGAGCGCGCCTGCCCGGCAGCCTATTGCAGCGCCAAAGGCCGCACTCTGGCCACGATGGTGCTTTGGCGCGCGCAGACCGATACCGTGCTGGCACTGGTGCGCCGCGACCTGGCCGAGGCCCTGGTCAAGCGCCTGCGCATGTTTGTGCTGCGCAGCAAAGTCCAGATATCCTTGCCCGACCTGCAGGTGCAAGGCATGACGGCACCCGATAGCGCAAGCACCTGCTGGGATGTCAGCCAACACCCTGATGCCACCCTGATCCAGGCCCCAGGTCTACTAGGCGGCGCTGCCCGGCACTGGCGCATCGGCACTACCGCCCTGCCCGCTCAAACCAATGCCAGCATCTGGGCCGCTGCCGACATCCAAGCCGGCCTGCCCTGGATAGGCGCGCCTGTTCAGGACATGTTCATCCCTCAGACCCTGAATCTGGATCTGATCGGTGCCATCAATTTTCGCAAAGGCTGCTATCCCGGACAAGAAGTGGTGGCCCGCAGCCACTATCGCGGCACGCTGAAGCGACGCATGGCGCGGGTATGCAGCGATGTTCTGGATGCGCCCCCTGTTGTGACCGAAGGCACCGATATCTGGCTGGCTGGCGATGACGCCGATGCCCCTGCCGCACGCGTCATTAACGCGGTCTGGGACCCAACTGGCCGAGAGCTCCATGCCTTGCTGGAAGTCCAGCTTTCGGATCTGACACTGGACGCGTATTGCCTGCAGGACGGAACAGCGCTGCACCTGCAGGCACTGCCCTACGCCTTGCCCGAGCTCAATCCCGCCCCCGGTACAGTTTAA